The genomic region TGCGGCCTGTGGTGGGTGGCCGACGGTGTCTTCGGCGTCTTCGACAAGCCGTACCGGCAGTGCATCCACGACAAGTCGGCGAAGACCGTGGTGGTCTCCACCCGGTGACGGCTCGGCGGCTGATGGTTCGGCCGGTGACGGTTCGGCATGTGATGGTGTGGTCTGTGACGGTTCGGCAGGTGCGCGGGCCGCGTCGGCGGGAGGTGCCGCTAGCGTGGCCCGCGTCGCTGTCTGCCACTGCTGGGGGAACCCGTGATCACGCCCGTCGACCTGTCCGCCTGGCCGACCACCGAAGAGGCCGCCCTCGCCGAGCAGCAACGCCTGCGCCCGCTGGTCGAGCCGTCCGGCCCCGCGCCCGCCGCCGGTGCGCTGATCGCCGGCGTCGACGTGGCGTACGACGACGAACGGGACGTGGTCGCGGCGGCGGCCGTCCTGCTGGACCTCGACACGCTGTCGGTGGTCGAGGAGTCCACCGCAGTGGGCCGCGTCCCCTTTCCCTACATCCCCGGCCTGCTGGCGTTCCGTGAGATCCCCGCGGTGGTCGACGCCCTCTCCCGCCTGACCCGCCGCCCCTCCCTCGTGGTCTGCGACGGCTACGGCCTCGCCCACCCCCGCCGCCTCGGCCTGGCCAGCCACCTCGGCGTCCTCACCGGCCTGCCCACCATCGGCGTCGCCAAGACCCCGTTCACCTTCTCCGCCACGCCCCCCGCCGCCGAGCGCGGCGCCTCCTCGCCGCTGACGGACCCCGCCACCAGCGAGGAAGTCGGCCGCGCCCTGCGCACCCGGACCGGGGTGAAACCGGTCTTCGTCTCGGTCGGTCACCGAATCGGCCTCCCCGAAGCGGTGAACACCGTCCTCGCGTTGACCCCGAAGTACCGCCTGCCGGAAACGACGAGGCTCGCCGATTCGCTGTGCCGGCGGGCGCTCGGGGCGGTTTAGGGTGACCGGGGGCGGAGGCTCGACCAACTGCCTGACCAAGTGCCCGACCAAGTGCCCGACCAAGTGCCTGACCAACTGAAGCTCAGACGGTAACAACAGATGGTGAAGTTACCGGTGTGTCCCGAACGGTCGTACGGGGACGGGCGGTGTTGGACAGGGGGGCTTGGCGGCCAGTTGAATACTTGGCAGGCTTGAGCAGTTCACGCCGGTTGGACAATACGGGGGAGGCGCGGCGTCTTGGCGGACAAGGGAACAAGCACGGGTACTGGCTACAAGGTCGAGGTGGACAACCTTCGGGCCTTCGCCGGGCAGGTGCGCGGCCTGCTGTCCGAGTTCCAGGAGAGCGCGGACGGTCCCACCACGCACACCAAGTCCGGTGTCGGGCGCGGCTCGTTCGGCGAGTTCGCGGAGGCGACCGCACTGCACGACCAGTACGACATGATGCGCGACGGCCTGCGCGACGTCCTCACCGCCCTGCACGGGGCGATCGACGAGGCACAGCGCAAGGCCGACCTGACCGCCACCAACTACGAGGAGCAGGAGCAGCACACCAAGCAGCGCCTGAAGGTGACTTCGGACGGCTGGTCGGTCGCTTCGCCCGTCACCTACGGCGCAGCAGCGGCGGGCATGGTGACCGGGGCGAGCGCCGGGCGCTCGGTGGCGAGCCGGGCGGCTGTGAAGAACGCGGGCCAGGACCGTCCGACGGATGTCGACGCGGCGACGGGCGCGCCAATGGCTGGCCCTGCTGGTGGCCCGGTAACCGCCGTCCCGGGAGCGGCCGGCAAGGGCAACTCCGCGCGCCCCGAGCCCGGGGGCGGGGCCGGCCCGGGCAAGGGCGGGGTGGAGCAGCCGACATGGTGATCCGTCAGGGAATCGGTGGCGTAATCAGTGGGGGAGTGAGCAGGGGAGTGCGAGCGTGAGCGGCGAGGTCACCGACTTCAACAAGTACAGCCACGGCACGCTGCGGTCGATGGTCGAGGCGCTCAACTCGGGTGACGTGATGTCCGCCAGCGACCCCTGGCGGCGTGCCTCCGACGTCCTCAAGCAGATCCGCACCGCGCTCAACACGGCCTCCGGCGACGCCACATCGACCTGGGAAGGCAGCAGCAGCGACGCCTTCTACGAGTCGATGACAAAGCTCGCCAACAGCGTCAACAACACCGCCGCGTACGCCAACGACGCCGCCAACACGCTGAAGATGATGTCCGAGGCGATCGACCAGGCGAAGCACGACATGCCCGAGGAACCCGGCTTCTGGGACAAGCTGGGCAACGCGATCTCCGACACCGCGCAGAACGCGGTGGGCGTGCAGGACGACAGCACACAGATCCCGATCGCGGACCAGCGCAAGACACAGGCGGTTGCGGTGATGCAGACGCTGGCGAACAAGTACCGGGCGGCTACACCGGTGCTGAAGCCGCCGCCGTCGCCGAACATTGACAACTCCGAGGTCCCGCCGCCGGACCCGACGGCGTCAGCGGCTTTGAGTGCCTTCGTCCTGGGATCTGGGCTTGGTGCCATGGGCGGCTACACGACCGCGCCGGAGGCCGTTTCGGCTGTTCCGCGAGCGAGTGGCAGCGGCAGCAGTGCACCTGTTGACTCGCCTCGGCAGCGGACCACGCGTTCGGTTGCCGCCACCGATTCCGGGATCACAGGCGGCGTGGCGAATGTCAGCCCGAAGGCTCCGCAAGGTACGGCGGTCGGTGCGCTGCGAAGTCCCGGAGAGGAGACGCCAAGTCCTGTCGGCCAAGCACCTGTTCCAGGAAGTGGAACCAGCCTGGACGGCATCACCATCACTGGCTCTAAGCCGTCCGTGGCGAGTGGCGGTGGAGTGCTGGGCACCACTCCCGTGAGCGGGCGCGCGACCAACGGCGGTGTTCCGGTGAGTTTCGGCGGCGTGGTCGGTCGTGGCACACCTGGAGGCGCTCGTCCCTCAGGCGGAGCATTCACCGGCGAGGCCGAGCCGGGTACTTCCGGCGGCCGGCGGCCCGGTGCGAATGGAGACCTCTTCGCCGGCGAAAGTGGCGAAGCATCAAGTGGGCGTGGCACTGGCGTTGCCCGCAGGGGCGCGGCTCGCCGCAGCCCGGGTGTGATCGGCGAGGGCGAGGGCGAGGTCGTAGGGCGTTCCGGCGGCGGCACACGGAAGGCGTTCACCGAAGGCGGTAGCGGGATCGGCGCCAGGGGGCGTGCGCAGGCCGAGTACGGCGGTGCCTCGCCGGAGGAGCCTGCCGGCTTCCTGCCCGGAAGCCCGCAGGAGACGCGGCGCAAGAAGAAGCGGAAGGGCGAGCGGGCCGACTACCTGGTGGAGGACGAGGAGACCTGGGTGTCGGGTGAGGCGGTCAATCCGGACGTGGTGGAATGAGTCGCTGACGTCTAGGAGTGGGAGATCAGGCATGGCGGGTAGGCGGCCGGCGCGGGGCGTGGCCGCCCTCGCAGCGGGGGCGTTGGTGTGGGGACTGGCAACTGGGCCTGCGGTGGCCGACAACATCCGGGATCAGCAGTGGGCTCTGCAGGCGTATGAGGCGACGACCAAGGTTTGGCCGATCAGCCAGGGCGACGGCGTGACCGTCGCGGTTATGGACACAGGGGTCCTGGCAGACCATCAGGATCTCAGCGGGCAGGTACTTTCTGGAGCTGACTTCACAGGTGACGGTACTAACGGCACGAAGGATCAGCTGGGGCACGGTACCGGGATGGCGAGCCTGATTGCAGGGCATGGCCATGGGGATCAGGCCGGTGTGATGGGCCTCGCGCCCAGGGCAAGGATCCTTCCTCTGCGGGTCGGACTTCGTGACGCCGATGTGGTCGCTGCCGGTCCCGATCTCAAGTTCTCTGAAGCCATGCATTACGCGGTGGATCACGGTGCGAAGGTCGTGAGCATGTCCTTTGCGGGCGCGTTGCGGACCGACCGGGATGCGCGGGCGGCCGTGGACTACGCGGTCTCACATGATGTCGTGCTGGTCGCAGGCACTGGCAACCTCGGCTCGGTCGTCTCCTATCCCGCATCCTTCCCCGGAGTGGTCGCAGTTGGTGCGATCGATCGGCAGGGCAACGTCTGGGACAAGTCCAACTACGGCCCGGAGACGACCTTGGTTGCCCCCGGCGTCGGCATCTACAGCGCGGGCAACAAGTCCACCACCGACTACCGCTACGCCAGCGGCACCTCCGACGCCACCGCCTACGTCTCCGCCATCGCCGCCCTGGTGCGCTCCAAGTACCCGTCCCTCTCTGCGGGGCAGGTGATTCGGCGCATGATCACCACGGCTGCCGCGCCTCCGGACAAGAGCGCCGTTCCCAACGACCGCTACGGCTACGGCATCGCTTCCCCGTCCAAGTCGCTCGCCCCCAACCCCGCTGTCGACAACGGTCCACGGGACAACCCGCTGCTCACCCGGGTCGAGTCCCAGGGGGCGCCCGAGTCCGCCTCGCCCGCTCCGGTGCCGCAGGCGACCGGCAAGAAGGATGACGGCTTGCCGGTCGGGGTGCTTTACGGGGCTGCGGCCGTCCTCGTGCTGCTGATCGGCGCCGGGTTGGCCTTTCTCATTCGCAGGGGGCGGGCGTGACCTGTTTCAGCTGCGGGCACACGGCGCAGATCCCCGATCTTCCGCCGCGCGAGTTGATCGTGGCGGACGAGTACTGGCGGGTGGCGCACTCCTTCAATTCGGCGCTGCTCGGGTGGTTGGTGCTGATTCCGCGTCGGCATGTGACGACGATCGCCGAGTTGACGGACGAGGAGGCGGCGAGCCTGGGTGGGTGGCAGGTCCGCCTGTCCCGTGCGCTCACCGAGGTGACGGGGTGCGCCAAGACCTACCTGGCCCAGTTCTCCGAGGCGCCCGGCTTCGGTCATCTGCACTTCCACCTGGTGCCGCGCCCACCCGAGTTCGCCGAACACCTGCGTGGGCCGGGCGTTTTCAGCCTGCTGGCGGGCGAGGAAAGCCAGTCTGAGGCGGCCCAGGACGAGATCGCTCTGCGGCTGCGTGAACGGCTCGACGGGCTGATCAGATCCAGCTGACCCGGTACGGCGTCTCAGACCTGAGTATTCGTACGGATGCTTACGCCTTGCTCAGTGACGTAACCTTACTGGCCGTAACGATGCCGGGAGGGCCAGAGTGGCTGACATCAGCGTGAACGGGGCGGAGTTGAGGGCGTCGGCGGGACTGGCGCGGGGGATCGTGGAAGACCTGGCGAAGTCGGTGGCATCGGCGGTGACGGCGGCGTCCACGGCGGTGGGACAGTTGGCGGGCTGGTCGGTGGCCGGCGGCGTGCAGGGCCTGGCGGACACCGTGACCAGCCTGGGGCCCACGGCCCAGCAAGACGAACAGTGGGCCGCCGATCGAAGGAAACCCTTCCCGTGACTCTGCCTCACAGCCGTCTCACCAGTCCGTCCAGGACGCTCCGGCAGGTCCTTGCTACCGGTGTTCTGGTCGCGACCCTCGGAGCGTGCATGTCCACCGGATCCGGCAAGGACGATCCCTTGCCCGTCAAGGCGAAGAGCGAAACCCAGGCCTGGGCGCAGCGTATGACCGAGCACATGGCCCGGGCCGCCGGCATTCAGACAGACCCGACAAGCGTCAAGGCACTCTTCACCGGCTGCGAGGGCCGTAACGGCGAGAGCGCCCCTGACGACCGGTACTACCTGATGTACACCGTCTTCAGCGCCGTACCACAGAACCAGCACCCTGAAGTCGTCCGTAAGATCCGCGACATGGCGGAGAAGGAGGGCCTCACCATCTCGGTCTATCAGGAGACCGGCTCTGATGGAAAGGTAGACGCCGTCGTCAGCGCCAACCACACCAGTGACTACAACCTCCGCGCCTCCACTGCAGGCGACGTGGACCGCATGTACCTGAGCGTCACCAGCCCCTGCCTCATGCCACCCGCCACCGCCGCCACCACTCCCTGAGCTCAGCGGACGGACGCGGGTAGGGTCGGCGGCATGAGTGAGAACTTCTTCGCAGGCCTGCACCATGTCCAGTTGGCCGTTCCGCCGGGGGCTGAGCCGCTCTGCCGTGAGTTCTGGGGCGGGGTGCTCGGGATGACCGAACTGGCCAAGCCGGCGGTGTTGGCGGCGCGGGGTGGTTGCTGGTTCCGGGGTGGTGGGCTGGAGGTGCATCTGGGGGTGGAGGCAGAGTTCGCGCCGGCCCGCAAGGCGCACCCGGGCATCCTGGTGAACGGGCTGCGTGCGCTGGCCGAGCGGTTGGAGGCCAATGGCCACCCGGTGCAGTGGGACGGGGAGTTCCCGGGGCACGACCGGTTCTATGCCTTCGACAAGGTGGGTAACCGCCTGGAGTTCCTTGAGCCGCACCAGAGCTGAGGTTCCCCCGTTAGTGGAGCCTCGGTGGGGAGCGGGTCGGTTGGCTCAGACGAGCAGTTCGCGAGCCTCCAGGTAGGTGCGGACCACCGCCATGCCGTAGACCGGTTGGATCAGTTGCTGACCTTTGAAGAACGGCCGGGCGGGGGCGAATCCGGCCGCGACGAGCAGTTCGCGGATCTCCGCTATCTCCGCTTCGCTGCGCGCGGTGAAGCGGACCTCCCAGCCCTTCTTGTACGCCGCACCCCGCTCGCCGGCCCGGCGGGCGGGGTCGGGCCGCCGGACGTAGCCGGGCAGCCGGCCCAGGCGCAGCTGGGCCGCGCTCAGACCTGATGTTTCGTCATATGGCATGTCCTGATGGTAGGCAATGCCTGTGGGTGGCTCGGGCGGAGGGAGCCATCCCGGCGAGTGGCCCGGGTCACACCGGGGTCGTCACCGTGCCGCGGCCTCGCGGGAGGCGGCCAGGGCGCGCAGCGCGGTGCGCTGGCTGAAGGCGAGCAGGCCGACCGTCACGGCGCCCATCACCACGGCGTAGACCAGGTGCGCGGCCATGGTGGTGACCTCGACGCCGACCGCGCTGAGCGCGAAGTGGCTGCCGAACCGCAGGGCGAGCAGGCCGATGGCCACCTTGCGGGTCTCCTTGCCGCGCCAGAGCGCCTTGGCCAGCTTGAGGCGCTTGCGCAGCACGGTGAAGGAGAGCGTGATATTGGTGATGACCAGCAGCACCAGTACCGGCCAGGCGCTGGGGAAGGCCTTGAGCAGGTCGAAGGCGCAGGCGAAGACGGCCTCGAAGCCGAAGAACCAGATCGGCAGGCGCAGTTCCTCGATGGGTTCGGTGAAGGCGGCGAGCCCCTTGGGCTTCTCAACCGCTTCGCCCGCAACCGCCTCGGTAGCGACTGCCTCGGTAGCGACTGCTTCAGCGGCGACTGCCTCGTTCACGCTCATGTTTCCCCCGTCGGTCCGGCCTCGCGATTCTCGCCCCGCCGGTGAGCACGATTCTGCCGGTTCGCCGGGCGCCGCCGGCAGGTGATCCGGTCACCAGTGCGGGATGACGGATGTCATGGCCGGCCCGTGGGCATCACCTGCTGACCGCTTCTGCAAGCACTTTGAGTCCAATTACTCCGAATGAGTGAGGGTATGGCGACTTTAGTGCGGGGCTGTCCCGATTTGACGACGGTTCCGTAACGGTGCGTCAGGTTGCGACTGCGGCGACCGGGTGACGGGGGAGGGTTGTCGCATGAGCTACCAGATCCCCTCCTCCGCCCCCTCGCTCGAAGAGCTGGCCCGTCGCCAGCAGAACGTGATCACGGCAAGTCAGCTGCGCGCCAGGGGAGTTCCGTCCCGGGTGGTCAGTGAGCACTGCCGTCGCGGTGGCCCCTGGCAGCGGCTGCTGCCCAGGGTCTACCTGCTGCAGACCGGCACCCCGACCCCCGAGCAGCGGATGTGGGCCGCGTTGCTCTATGCGGCGCAGAACGGTCGCGAGGAGGGCCGCCGGGACGGCGCGGTGATCACCGGTGCGGCCGCGCTCGCGCTGTACGGCTTCGCCGCCGTGCCGAGGCTGCCGGCCGTCACCGGGGTGCAGGTGCTGGTGCCCCGGCAGCGCCGGCTGCGGGATGTCGGCGAGGTGCGGATCCAGCGCACCGCTCGGGAGTTGGAGGCCCGTGAGGTGCACGGGCTGGCCTGCGCGCCGGTCGGTCGGGCAGTGGCGGACGCGCTGCGCGAGTGGACCGAGGGCGGTGCACTGGACTCGGGGGTGCTCGGTCCGCGGCTGCTGCGCTCGGTGCTGCGGGAGGCGGTCGCCGCGACCGGCCCGGACGGGCGGCGGGCCTGCACGCCGGCCGAGCTGATCGCGGAACTGCGCGAGGCGCAGCTGGTCGAGATGCCCAGGATCCGCGCCGCGCTGGACGAACTGCTGGCCGCCGAACGCCAGTTCGTGCTCGGTCAGCTGCTGGAGCTGGCCGCCGCCGAGCAGCTGCCGGCCCCGCTGGTCGGCCCGGAGCTGCGGATGCGCGGCGGCACCTTCGTGGCGGTGCCCGACCTGTACTGGCCGCAGGCGGCGGTCGCGGTCGAGGTGGACTCCGCGGTGCGCTGCGTCAGCGAGGGCGAGGCGGCCTGGCTGCGGGCCGGCCAGCACCGGATGGAGTACCTGGGGGTGCGGGTGGTGTACCTGGACGCCGACCGGGTGGCCACCGAGCCCGCCGCGGTGAGCGAGGAGCTGCGGCAGGCCTTCCTGGCCGGCGGCGCGGACGTGGTGGAGCTGCTGTGTCCCCAGGACTGAGCCGCCCAGGACTGCCCTCAGGACTGACCCGCCCAGGACCGCCCTCAGGACTGCCCCCCAGGACTGACCCGCCCAGGATTGCCCCCCAGGAGTAGCGGCGCCGGGACTACCCCAGGACCGGCTCCCCGGCCAGCTCCACCCCGGCCTCGCGCAGCTGTTCCAGCGCGGCGGCGGTGGTCGCCGGCGCGACGCCCGCCGTCAGGTCGAGCAGCACCCGGGTGGCGAACCCCTCCCGTACCGCGTCCAGCGCGGTGGCCCGCACGCAGTGGTCGGTGGCGATGCCGACCAGGTCCACGGCCTGTACCGAGCGCTCGCGCAGCCAGTCCGCGAGCGTGCTGCCGTTCTCGTCGAAGCCCTCGAAGCCGCTGTACGCCGCCGCGTGCGCGCCCTTGTCGAAGACCGCCTCGATCGCACCGGAGGTCACCGAGGGCGCGAAGTTCGGGTGGAAGCCCACCCCCTCGGTGCCGGCCACGCAGTGCGGCGGCCAGCTGTCGACGAAGTCCGGCTCGGCGGAGAAGTGCGCACCGGGGTCCAGGTGGTGGTCCCGGGTGGCCAGGATGTGCGGGTACTCGTCCCGGTGGGTGGCGATGAATTCGGTGATGGCCGCCGCCACCTCGGAACCGCCGGCGACGGGGAGGCTGCCGCCCTCGCAGAAGTCGTTCTGCACATCGATGACGATCAGGGCCCGGTGCATGGCTTGCTTCCTCGCTGGCGAATCGGGTGGCGGTCGGAGTGTGGCCACTCTAGGGAGTGGCGCCGATGGGTGGAAGGGGCGACACCGGCAGAGCCGGGGCCTTGCCGGGGTGAGAGCAGGGCCTAGTGGATCAGCAGCTCGGTGCCGATCACCGGCTCGCCCTTGGACAGCTGGGTGGCCGAGAGGGGCAGCGCGGCGCGGGCCTGCTGGTGGCGGGTGCGGGCGGCCTCGAGCGGTTCGCGTCCGACCACCTCGCCGCCCTTGACCAACGGGACGTGCAGGCTGAACGGCGCGAGCTCGGCGGGGATCGGCCCGGTGCCGACCACCTCGGCCTCGGCCACCCCGTCGGCGTCCGGCCGCCGGGCCGCCCACTTGCGTCCGCCGACGCTGCTCTTGGCGCCGGCCGAGCGCTTGGCCACCGGCACCAGCGGGGCGTCCGGGTCGGCCGAGGCGGCCCGGGCGACCAGCTTGTAGACCATCGCGCAGGTCGGGTAGCCGCTGCCGGTGACCAGGCTGGTGCCGACCCCGTAGCCGTCCACGGGGGCGGCGGCGAGCGCGGCGATGGCGTACTCGTCCAGGTCCGAGGTGACGATGATCCGGGTGTCCCGGGCGCCCAGCTCGTCCAGCTGGCGGCGGACCCGGTGGGCGAGCAGGGTGAGGTCGCCGGAGTCGATCCGGACCGCGCCCAGCGCGGGCCCGGCCACCTCGACGGCGGTGCGCACCGCCTCGGCCAGGTCGTAGGTGTCCACCAGCAGGGTGGTGCCGGTGCCCATCGAGGCGATCTGCGCGGTGAAGGCGTCCTTCTCGCTGTCGTGCAGCAGGGTGAAGGCGTGCGCGGCGGTGCCGGTGGTCGGGATGCCGTGCGCGAAGCCGGCCTGCAGGTCGGAGGTGGCCGCGAAGCCCGCGATGTAGGCCGCCCGGGCGGCCGCCACGGCGGCGCTCTCGTGGGCCCGCCGGGCGCCCATCTCGATGCACGGCCGCTCCCCTGCGGCGGCCGTCATCCGGGAGGCGGCGGCGGCGATCGCGGAGTCGTAGTTGAGGATCGACAGGATCACCGTCTCCAGGATCACCGCCTCGGCGAAGCTGCCCTCCACGGTGAGCAGCGGGGAGCCGGGGAAGTAGACCTGGCCCTCCGGGTAGCCGTGGATGTCGCCGGAGAAGCGGTAGTCGGCCAGCCAGTTCAGGGTGGTCTCGTCCACCACGCGCTGGTCGGCCAGCCAGTCCAACTGGTCCGTGCCGAAGCGGAAGTTCTGCACTGCGTCGAGTACCCGGCCGGTGCCGGCCAGGACTCCGTAGCGACGGCCGTCGGGCAGTCGCCGGGTGAAGACCTCGAAGACCGAGCGGCGGTGGGCAGCGCCGCTGCGCAGCGCCGCCTGCAGCATGGTCAGCTCGTAGCGGTCGGTGAGCAGCGCGGTCGAACCGGCTGCCGACTCGGTGGGCGCGGCGGACCGCGCCGCCGCGAATGCCTGGGCGTCCATGAGGATGATGCTACTACCACTTAACGTCAGTTTGACGATTTCCCGGG from Kitasatospora azatica KCTC 9699 harbors:
- a CDS encoding WXG100 family type VII secretion target; amino-acid sequence: MSGEVTDFNKYSHGTLRSMVEALNSGDVMSASDPWRRASDVLKQIRTALNTASGDATSTWEGSSSDAFYESMTKLANSVNNTAAYANDAANTLKMMSEAIDQAKHDMPEEPGFWDKLGNAISDTAQNAVGVQDDSTQIPIADQRKTQAVAVMQTLANKYRAATPVLKPPPSPNIDNSEVPPPDPTASAALSAFVLGSGLGAMGGYTTAPEAVSAVPRASGSGSSAPVDSPRQRTTRSVAATDSGITGGVANVSPKAPQGTAVGALRSPGEETPSPVGQAPVPGSGTSLDGITITGSKPSVASGGGVLGTTPVSGRATNGGVPVSFGGVVGRGTPGGARPSGGAFTGEAEPGTSGGRRPGANGDLFAGESGEASSGRGTGVARRGAARRSPGVIGEGEGEVVGRSGGGTRKAFTEGGSGIGARGRAQAEYGGASPEEPAGFLPGSPQETRRKKKRKGERADYLVEDEETWVSGEAVNPDVVE
- a CDS encoding isochorismatase family protein; translated protein: MHRALIVIDVQNDFCEGGSLPVAGGSEVAAAITEFIATHRDEYPHILATRDHHLDPGAHFSAEPDFVDSWPPHCVAGTEGVGFHPNFAPSVTSGAIEAVFDKGAHAAAYSGFEGFDENGSTLADWLRERSVQAVDLVGIATDHCVRATALDAVREGFATRVLLDLTAGVAPATTAAALEQLREAGVELAGEPVLG
- a CDS encoding HIT family protein gives rise to the protein MADEYWRVAHSFNSALLGWLVLIPRRHVTTIAELTDEEAASLGGWQVRLSRALTEVTGCAKTYLAQFSEAPGFGHLHFHLVPRPPEFAEHLRGPGVFSLLAGEESQSEAAQDEIALRLRERLDGLIRSS
- a CDS encoding type IV toxin-antitoxin system AbiEi family antitoxin domain-containing protein, with the translated sequence MSYQIPSSAPSLEELARRQQNVITASQLRARGVPSRVVSEHCRRGGPWQRLLPRVYLLQTGTPTPEQRMWAALLYAAQNGREEGRRDGAVITGAAALALYGFAAVPRLPAVTGVQVLVPRQRRLRDVGEVRIQRTARELEAREVHGLACAPVGRAVADALREWTEGGALDSGVLGPRLLRSVLREAVAATGPDGRRACTPAELIAELREAQLVEMPRIRAALDELLAAERQFVLGQLLELAAAEQLPAPLVGPELRMRGGTFVAVPDLYWPQAAVAVEVDSAVRCVSEGEAAWLRAGQHRMEYLGVRVVYLDADRVATEPAAVSEELRQAFLAGGADVVELLCPQD
- a CDS encoding endonuclease V; its protein translation is MTPVDLSAWPTTEEAALAEQQRLRPLVEPSGPAPAAGALIAGVDVAYDDERDVVAAAAVLLDLDTLSVVEESTAVGRVPFPYIPGLLAFREIPAVVDALSRLTRRPSLVVCDGYGLAHPRRLGLASHLGVLTGLPTIGVAKTPFTFSATPPAAERGASSPLTDPATSEEVGRALRTRTGVKPVFVSVGHRIGLPEAVNTVLALTPKYRLPETTRLADSLCRRALGAV
- a CDS encoding VOC family protein, whose translation is MSENFFAGLHHVQLAVPPGAEPLCREFWGGVLGMTELAKPAVLAARGGCWFRGGGLEVHLGVEAEFAPARKAHPGILVNGLRALAERLEANGHPVQWDGEFPGHDRFYAFDKVGNRLEFLEPHQS
- a CDS encoding S8 family serine peptidase; the encoded protein is MADNIRDQQWALQAYEATTKVWPISQGDGVTVAVMDTGVLADHQDLSGQVLSGADFTGDGTNGTKDQLGHGTGMASLIAGHGHGDQAGVMGLAPRARILPLRVGLRDADVVAAGPDLKFSEAMHYAVDHGAKVVSMSFAGALRTDRDARAAVDYAVSHDVVLVAGTGNLGSVVSYPASFPGVVAVGAIDRQGNVWDKSNYGPETTLVAPGVGIYSAGNKSTTDYRYASGTSDATAYVSAIAALVRSKYPSLSAGQVIRRMITTAAAPPDKSAVPNDRYGYGIASPSKSLAPNPAVDNGPRDNPLLTRVESQGAPESASPAPVPQATGKKDDGLPVGVLYGAAAVLVLLIGAGLAFLIRRGRA
- a CDS encoding nicotinate phosphoribosyltransferase, with the protein product MDAQAFAAARSAAPTESAAGSTALLTDRYELTMLQAALRSGAAHRRSVFEVFTRRLPDGRRYGVLAGTGRVLDAVQNFRFGTDQLDWLADQRVVDETTLNWLADYRFSGDIHGYPEGQVYFPGSPLLTVEGSFAEAVILETVILSILNYDSAIAAAASRMTAAAGERPCIEMGARRAHESAAVAAARAAYIAGFAATSDLQAGFAHGIPTTGTAAHAFTLLHDSEKDAFTAQIASMGTGTTLLVDTYDLAEAVRTAVEVAGPALGAVRIDSGDLTLLAHRVRRQLDELGARDTRIIVTSDLDEYAIAALAAAPVDGYGVGTSLVTGSGYPTCAMVYKLVARAASADPDAPLVPVAKRSAGAKSSVGGRKWAARRPDADGVAEAEVVGTGPIPAELAPFSLHVPLVKGGEVVGREPLEAARTRHQQARAALPLSATQLSKGEPVIGTELLIH